The segment CTTCAAGGCCCCCGCCGCCGACGCGGCCCTGTCGCCTTCGGTTCAGCGGATCGTGACCGAGAACAACCTGGATGCCTCGGCCATCGCGCCGACCGGCCCCAAGGGCAACATCACCAAGGGCGATGCCCTGGCCGCCGCCGGTGCCGCGACGTCCGCACCGGCCAGGGCCACGGCACCCGCACCCGCACCCGCACCCGCTCCGGCCGTGGCCGTCGCGCCGCGCGCCGACCAGCCGCGCGAGGAACGGGTCAAGATGACGCGGCTGCGCCAGACCATCGCGCGCCGCCTGAAGGAATCCCAGAATACCGCCGCCCAGCTGACCACCTTCAACGAGGTGGACATGACTACCGTTATGGCCCTGCGCACCCAGTACAAGGACGCGTTCGAGAAGGCGCATGGCGTGAAGCTGGGCTTCATGAGCTTCTTCACCCGCGCGGTTGTCGCGGCGCTGAAGGAGATCCCGGCCGTCAATGCCGAGATCGACGGCACCGACATCATCTACAAGAACCACTATGACATCGGCGTCGCTGTCGGGACCGAGAAGGGTCTGGTCGTGCCGGTGCTGCGCGACGCCGACACCCTGTCGCTGGCGGGCATCGAGAAGGGCATTGCCGCGCTCGGCAGGGCCGCCCGCGACGGCGACCTGACGCTGGACCAGCTGCAGGGCGGCACCTTCACCATCACCAACGGCGGCACCTATGGCTCGCTGATGTCGACCCCGATCCTGAATGCGCCGCAGTCCGGCATCCTGGGCATGCACAACATCGTCCAGCGCCCGATGGCCGTGAACGGCCAGGTCGAGATCCGGCCGATGATGTATCTGGCCCTCAGCTACGACCACCGCATCGTCGACGGCAAGGAGGCCGTGACCTTCCTGGTGCGGATCAAGCAGCTGCTGGAAGACCCGGCGCGGGCGCTGCTGGACCTCTAGAGCATGATCGTTTGAGGTGGACCCACGTCGTGGGTCCAACCGAAAGCGTGAATCATGCCCTCGCTCATATCTGGAGCCTGATTCACGGCATCGGCGGAATCGCGAAGCGATTCCCCCTCAGCCGATCAGGCTCTAGGAGTCGTTGGGTCGCGATACGGCGGCCTGCGGTTCAGACACCCATATGCAAGGCGCGGCGGTCGAGGTCCAGCGCGCCCTGCACGACCGCGACGGGATCAGTGCCCCGAGGTAGATCGCTGCATGGCACGGCGCGGTGACGCGGATCCGCGGGGGGCGGGCCAGGGTCGAGCGGCAGGACCGCGAAACAGAAATACCGACCGCGCCTGATGGCCTGGACGTCGGGGTCAGCGAAGATGCCCCCGGAGGCCATGCCATCGCTCCCATAGGCGGGGGGCGGCCGTTCGGAGCGCCAGGTCAAGGCCCCGGGCCCGTAGGCATCGATCCGGCTCACCCCGCGATAGTGGAGGGGCGTCGGCCTCCAGATCTCAACCCTGTCCAGTCCGCCGACATAGCTCGCCAGGGCCGCGTCGGACAGCTGCGCAGTGGCGCGGAGCCTCGGCCACCGCAGCTTGGCGCTGCCGTGCTCCATGACGACGAAGGCGACATCGTCGGGGAGGTGGAATTGGTCGCGCAGCACTTTTTCCTGCCCGTCGCGCTGCGTCCGACCCAGCAGGAGGATCAGACCGCAGAGGGTCGCGATGATCGCCACCGCCGTGATCCGCTGGGCGTGGGTCGCCTCGCCCCAGCGGGCCCTGAGCGAGCTTGAGGGAAGCATCGACCGGCTCATGGCTCACTCCGTGTCGGCCTGCCTCACGGGGGCCGCGTCGTCAGGCCGGATCGACGCCAGAACGGCGTCTGTGTCCTGCCCAAGGGCCGGGGGCGGGACGTCGTACCGCATGGGCGTCTGCGACAAACGGATCGGCGAGGCCACGGTCCGGACCAGTTGCGAAAGATCGGCACGCGATTGCTCGACCTCCAGCCCGCGATGCTTCGCCTGGGGCTCGTCGAAGACCTGGTCGATGGTGTTGACCGGGCCGCAGGGGACGCCGGCAGGTTCCAGCGTCGCCATCAGCGCGCCCATCGTCAGGCCGCGCGTCCGCGCCGAGAGCGCCGCGACCAGCTCGGCGCGATGTTCGATCCGGCCCGCGTTGGTGGCATAGCGGTCGTCGCCGGCCAGGGCGTCCGCTCCCAGCACGCCGCACAGGGCGCGGAACTGCGCGTCGTTGCCGACGGCGATCACGACCATGCCGTCCGTGCACGGAAAGGGCTGATAGGGCACGAGGTTGGGGTGGGCATTGCCCATCCGGCTCGGGGCGACGCCGGACACGAAGTAATTCGTCGCCTGATTGGCCAGCATGGCGGCCTGGACGTCGAACAGGGCGATGTCGATATGCTGGCCCTGTCCGGTCGACCGGGCATGCAGCAGGGCGGCGAGGATAGCGTTCGAGGCATAAAGCCCGGTGGCCAGATCGACCACGGCGACCCCGACCTTCATCGGTTCGGCCCCGGGGGTGCCGTCGGGCTGGCCGGTGACGCTCATCAGCCCGCCCATGGCCTGGATCATATAGTCGTAGCCGGCCTGATGCGCGCGCGGGCCGGTCTGGCCAAAGCCGGTGATTGAGCAATACACAAGGGCGGGTCGATCCCCGGGCCGGTCCTTCGACAGGGAGGCATAGTCCAGTCCGTACCTGGCCAGGCCGCCGACCTTGAAGTTCTCCACGACCACATCGCAGGTCGCGGCCAGCCGCCGGATCGTATCGGCGCCTTCGGTCGAGGCCATGTCCAGTGCGACCGACTTCTTGCCCCGGTTGGCGCACATGAAATAGGCGCTGTCGCCACGCGAACCATCGGTCCGGGTGATGAAGGGCGGGCCCCAGGCGCGGGTGTCGTCGCCCACGCCCGGCCGTTCGATCTTGATGACCTCGGCCCCCAGATCGGCCAGCAACTGGGTGGCCCAGGGTCCCGCCAGAACGCGCGACAGGTCGAGCACGCGAACGCCCGCCAGGGCCTGGGGCATCGGCGTCATGTCAGAGACCGGGATCGAAGGCGCCGGCCTCGGCCATCCGCGTCTCGCGGGCGACCTCTGCGCGATAGCCGAGGTCGTCGGCCATGGCCTTGATCTCGGTCGAGACGGTCGTCCTGTGCAGCCCGGGCACCAGGGCATGCACGAAGGCCGCGCCGGACAGGCCCGCAAGCCGGAACCCGAAGCGCGAGGCGGCGACCGCGTGGTGCAGATAGCTCTCGCCGACCTCCCGGGGATGATCGACGAACAGGCGGGTCAGGGGCCGGAACATCCGGCCACCCTAGCGCGGGATGCGGCATCTCACTACCCCGCGCCAAACGGACGGCCTCAGTCCCCGGTCGTGACCGTGACGTCCGCATCCGCTTCCGAGACCGCTTCGGCGGCCTGATCCAGAGCGTACTGGGCGATCAGGCCATAGGTGACCTGTTGTTCCGGGTCGTTGGCGGCCCACGCACCGTTCTGTGCCATACCGGCCGCGGCCGCCAGGGCTCCGTGGACCTCGGGGTCGTTCAGGGCATCGGCGACCAGGGCCTCGACGTCGATATTGGCCAGCGCCTGCCGGGCGATGCTGCTGGCGTGACGGGTGATCTCGGCGGTGAAGGCCGAGACCTCGGGCGCATACTCGGCCCAGATCGCCGCAATGCGCGCCTCGCGCTGGTCGGCGCTCAGGCTTTCGTCGGCCGAGACCGCCTCGGCCCGTTCGCCGAAGGCTTCCATGCGGGCCTCGAAGGCCGAGGCCGCGGCCTCGATCGCGGCCTGGGATGCGCCATCGGGATCGCGGGGCATTTCGCCGGCCAGTGCGCTGGACAGCGGCAGGACGGCGAGGGCGGCGGCGAGGGAAAGGGCACGGATCATGACGGCGGCTCCTTGGGATCTGATGACCTCAAGGTCCGCCGAACGGCGTCCGACCTCAAGTTACTTCGCAGTAAGCCCCCCCGCGCGGCATCCCTCAGGTGGCGGGCGTGCCCGCCGGGGCCGACATGACGCCCGCGCGGAGGGTCGCCGGCGCGGTCTTGATCTGGGTCATGATGGTCGTGACGGCCTCGGCCGGGATCATGCCGGGGTTCGCGTCGGCGAAGGCCTTGAACATCGCCGCGAACGCGTCGGCCTTGACCTGGTGAGCGGCCTGGATGGCATCCGCGTCGGCATTGGCTCTGGCGGTATCGGTTCCGGCGGCGGTCCGGGCGGCCTGGAGTTCGCCCTGCATGGCCTCCATGTCCGCGCCGAAAGCATCGCCCGCAGCGCTGATCTCGGCCTCGGTCGGGACGGCCGTCGCCGCCACGGGCGCGGTCGGTGCAGGGGTTGCATTCTGGGCGAGGACGGGGCCGGCGAGCAGCGCGGCAGCGGCGGCGGTGGCGAGGGACAGCGCACGGATCATGGTCGGCTCCTTGGGATCTGATGACCCCAGGGTCCGCCGAATGCCGTCCTGTCTCAAGTTACTTCGCCGTAAGCTGCCCGAGTCGCTTGGCGGGCGGGCGCGTCGACCGGTGCCGTCGCGTCCGGTTCAGCCTCTTCCGCACCATTCATGGCAAACCGGCGCGCCGGGGTCTCCGGATCGAGGATGGATCAGCGGGCGTTGCGTTTGGCCAGAACCCGCAGGCGAAGGGCGTTCAGCTTGATGAAGCCGGCGGCGTCGTTGTGGTCATAGGCCTGAACGCCTTCCTCGAAGGTGACCAGATCCTGATCGTAGAGGCTGTTGGCGCTCTCGCGGCCGATGACCGAGACATTGCCCTTGTAGAGCTTGATGCGGACGGTACCCGAGACCTTTTGCTGGCTGTGGTCGATGGCGGCCTGCAGCATCTCGCGCTCCGGCGCGAACCAGAAGCCGTTGTAGATCATCTGGGCGTATTTGACCGCCAGCTCGTCCTTCAGGTGCATGGCCCCGCGATCCAGGGTGATGGACTCGATGCCCCGGTGCGCCGCCAGCAGGATGGTGCCGCCCGGCGTCTCATAGACCCCGCGCGACTTCATGCCGACGTAGCGGTTCTCGACCAGGTCCAGGCGGCCCACGCCGTTGTCGTGGCCGAGTGCGTTGAGCTTCGTCAGCAGGGTGGCCGGGCTCATGGCCTCGCCGTCGATGGCGACCGCGTCGCCCTTTTCGAAGGTCATGGTGAAGACGTGCGGCCGGTCCGGCGCGTCTTCGGGCGAGATGGTGCGCTGATGCACGAACTCCGGGGCCTCGACAGCCGGATCCTCCAGCACCTTGCCCTCGGACGAGGAGTGCAGAAGGTTGGCGTCGACGCTGAACGGGGCCTCGCCGCGCTTGTCCTTCGAGATCGGGATCTGGTTCTTCTCGGCGAAGTCCAGCAGGGCCTCGCGGCTGCGGTATTCCCACTCGCGCCAGGGGGCGATGACGCGGATGTCCGGCTCCAGCGCATAATAGCCCAGCTCGAAGCGGACCTGATCGTTGCCCTTGCCGGTCGCACCGTGACAGACGGCGTCGGCGCCGACCATTCGGGCGATCTCGATCTGGCGCTTGGCGATCAGCGGCCGCGCGATCGAGGTGCCGAGCAGGTACTGACCTTCATACAGGGCGTTGGCGCGGAACATCGGGAAGACGAAGTCGCGCACGAACTCCTCGCGCAGGTCGTCGATGAAGATGTTCTCGGGCTTGATGCCCATCTTCAGGGCTTTTTCGCGTGCCGGGGCCAGTTCCTCGCCCTGACCCAGGTCGGCGGTGAAGGTCACGACCTCGGCATTGTACTCGGTCTGGAGCCATTTCAGGATGATCGAGGTGTCCAGACCGCCGGAATAGGCCAGGACGACCTTCCTGACGGGTTTTTCGGAGGCCTTGGCCATGGCGGGATCCTTGGAGAACGATGCGTGGCGGGGATTGGCGGCGCTTAAAGGGCCTCGTGCCGCGCGATGCAAGGGCCGGAATGCGGCGAGTCGGCTGGCGATCCTCGCGGGCGGCACTATCTGAACGGGACAGCCACCGGATGCCGCCGTGACCGACAACGCTCCCACGCCAGCCCTCAACGACAATGCAGCGCAGGAAACGCCGCCGCGGGTCCTGACCGACGCCGCCCGCCGCGCCCTGGCCGAGGCCGCCGAACGACGCGCCGCGATCGGGGCCCAGGCTCTTCCGGAGGAGCACGGCGGACCCCGCGGACCCGAGCCGACGCGCTACGGCGACTGGGAGAAGAAGGGACTGGCGATCGACTTCTGATCAGCCCAGGTGACCCGTGCGCTCGATCTCCACCGGGCCGGTCATCAGGACGTGACCGGTACCCTCGTCCCAGTCGATCCGCAGTTCGCCACCGTCGACGACCACGGTCGCGCTCCGCCCCGTCAGCCCCCGGCGTGAGGCCGCCACCAGCGCTGCACAGGCCCCCGTCCCGCACGCCCGGGTCAGGCCGGCCCCGCGCTCCCAGACCCTCAGACGGATACGATCCTGCCCAAGCACATGGGCGAAGCCGACGTTCACGCCCTGCGGAAACAGGGGGTGGTGCTCGATCATCGACCCCGCGCCGGTGACGAAGACGTCGTCCAGCCGGTCGGTGAAGAAGACGACGTGCGGATTGCCCATGCTGACGGCACCGGGCGTATGCATGACGGGATCGTCGATCGGCCCGATCTGCAGCTCGATGCCGCGCGTATCCATCTCCTCGGCCAGGGGGATCTCGCGCCAGTCCAGCCGGGGCGCGCCCATGTCGACGGTGACCCGGTCCGGTCCGGCACGGCGGGCAATTGTCGTGCCGCCCAGGGTGTCGATGGTGACGCTGTCGGTGCCGTTGGCCTGCATCAGCATCCAGCCGACGCAGCGCAGCGCATTGCCGCAGGTCTCGACCACGCCGCCGTCGGCATTCCACACCCGCATGAAGGCGTCCGCGCGGTCCGACGGTTCGATGGCGATCAGCTGGTCGAAACCTTGGCCCGTCTGGCGGTTCGCCAGCGCCCTGACCCGGTCGCCGTCCGGCGTGAACGGCGTCTCCAGCGCATTGACGACGACGAAGTCGTTGCCCGCGCCGTTCATCTTCACGAAGGGGGTGGAGGCCTGCATGCGCCGCATATAGCCCCTCGCCCGCCGGGTCCCAACCCACTTGCCGCCGGCCGCCTCGCCGCTAAGGTGCCTCATCCCTCACGGAGCGCTCTGCATGCATCGATCGTCCGGCCTGTTGCTCGCCACCCTTCTGCCCCTCCTCTCCTTCGCATCGAGCCCCATGGCCCAGACCGCTTCCGATCGGACCCCGCCCAACCCCCCGCTGGCCGCCGGAGCCTTCGCCACCTCGGACGCGACCGATCCCTGGCTGTGGCTGGAAGAGGTCGACGGCGAGCGCGCCATGGCCTGGGTCAACGAACACAATACCCGCTCTCTGGGCGTGCTGCAGGGCGATCCGCGTTACGAGGCCCTGCACGAACAGGCCCTGGCCCTGGTCCAGGCCCGCGACCGCATCCCCGCGCCGGGCTTCACCCATGCGGGCATGATCGATAATTTCTGGCAGGACGCAGACCATGTGCGCGGCCTCTGGCGTCGCACGACGCTGGAC is part of the Brevundimonas sp. AJA228-03 genome and harbors:
- a CDS encoding CaiB/BaiF CoA-transferase family protein — protein: MTPMPQALAGVRVLDLSRVLAGPWATQLLADLGAEVIKIERPGVGDDTRAWGPPFITRTDGSRGDSAYFMCANRGKKSVALDMASTEGADTIRRLAATCDVVVENFKVGGLARYGLDYASLSKDRPGDRPALVYCSITGFGQTGPRAHQAGYDYMIQAMGGLMSVTGQPDGTPGAEPMKVGVAVVDLATGLYASNAILAALLHARSTGQGQHIDIALFDVQAAMLANQATNYFVSGVAPSRMGNAHPNLVPYQPFPCTDGMVVIAVGNDAQFRALCGVLGADALAGDDRYATNAGRIEHRAELVAALSARTRGLTMGALMATLEPAGVPCGPVNTIDQVFDEPQAKHRGLEVEQSRADLSQLVRTVASPIRLSQTPMRYDVPPPALGQDTDAVLASIRPDDAAPVRQADTE
- the odhB gene encoding 2-oxoglutarate dehydrogenase complex dihydrolipoyllysine-residue succinyltransferase, coding for MADILTPTLGESVSEATIAKWSKKVGDAVRKDETLVELETDKVSLEVVSPTDGTLGAIHFAEGDTVTPGAILGAVTEGAAATGPADVAAAPVAATPAPTPAPAAPSGGSANSGSAAFKAPAADAALSPSVQRIVTENNLDASAIAPTGPKGNITKGDALAAAGAATSAPARATAPAPAPAPAPAVAVAPRADQPREERVKMTRLRQTIARRLKESQNTAAQLTTFNEVDMTTVMALRTQYKDAFEKAHGVKLGFMSFFTRAVVAALKEIPAVNAEIDGTDIIYKNHYDIGVAVGTEKGLVVPVLRDADTLSLAGIEKGIAALGRAARDGDLTLDQLQGGTFTITNGGTYGSLMSTPILNAPQSGILGMHNIVQRPMAVNGQVEIRPMMYLALSYDHRIVDGKEAVTFLVRIKQLLEDPARALLDL
- a CDS encoding DUF6356 family protein, which encodes MFRPLTRLFVDHPREVGESYLHHAVAASRFGFRLAGLSGAAFVHALVPGLHRTTVSTEIKAMADDLGYRAEVARETRMAEAGAFDPGL
- a CDS encoding DUF1674 domain-containing protein; the encoded protein is MTDNAPTPALNDNAAQETPPRVLTDAARRALAEAAERRAAIGAQALPEEHGGPRGPEPTRYGDWEKKGLAIDF
- the dapF gene encoding diaminopimelate epimerase; the protein is MQASTPFVKMNGAGNDFVVVNALETPFTPDGDRVRALANRQTGQGFDQLIAIEPSDRADAFMRVWNADGGVVETCGNALRCVGWMLMQANGTDSVTIDTLGGTTIARRAGPDRVTVDMGAPRLDWREIPLAEEMDTRGIELQIGPIDDPVMHTPGAVSMGNPHVVFFTDRLDDVFVTGAGSMIEHHPLFPQGVNVGFAHVLGQDRIRLRVWERGAGLTRACGTGACAALVAASRRGLTGRSATVVVDGGELRIDWDEGTGHVLMTGPVEIERTGHLG
- a CDS encoding argininosuccinate synthase, whose amino-acid sequence is MAKASEKPVRKVVLAYSGGLDTSIILKWLQTEYNAEVVTFTADLGQGEELAPAREKALKMGIKPENIFIDDLREEFVRDFVFPMFRANALYEGQYLLGTSIARPLIAKRQIEIARMVGADAVCHGATGKGNDQVRFELGYYALEPDIRVIAPWREWEYRSREALLDFAEKNQIPISKDKRGEAPFSVDANLLHSSSEGKVLEDPAVEAPEFVHQRTISPEDAPDRPHVFTMTFEKGDAVAIDGEAMSPATLLTKLNALGHDNGVGRLDLVENRYVGMKSRGVYETPGGTILLAAHRGIESITLDRGAMHLKDELAVKYAQMIYNGFWFAPEREMLQAAIDHSQQKVSGTVRIKLYKGNVSVIGRESANSLYDQDLVTFEEGVQAYDHNDAAGFIKLNALRLRVLAKRNAR